From the Toxoplasma gondii ME49 chromosome VIIa, whole genome shotgun sequence genome, one window contains:
- a CDS encoding zinc finger, C3HC4 type (RING finger) domain-containing protein (encoded by transcript TGME49_205600~Predicted trans-membrane domain (TMHMM2.0):436-459:503-521), which produces MERSFPQLSPSIPPHESGESSAVHYSSVSPRDTSTFCHESHAENAQSASTPADLSVAKSATVPASRCGEQTVPSLTISPQSEKGGCSPSDSPAGEETRGRSSPRASSSGERENSLSVPASEYETGRASPAELASEVLRGETKKSGEGDERREEGERQGDERREEGEREGNERREEGAREGDERREEGERQGDERRGVEGPKRERDSRECDERRKDEEGSTGERRAEETGEEESKEEASERERSVELSERNVKERERGGATAASPLPSTVRDPGFQSEVRTESAFSRSSAYSIVYSGRTTRSERTEGEKRSRGGGASATTPSSSSAARSRGEENTRFECNICFDEATDPVVTRCGHLFCWTCLHAWLRRGTYECPVCKAHTTVRNVIPIYGRGAEKHPRDASETGNSGAGSVPERPRAERPEPEPQSRSGASFGGGTGGATFSFGLFPFFGLGVTWGGGVLNSGFSSSASSAFDWLFFPPGAHQRDRGAPRQDQVLTEEQQRMQSLGFLLLAFCFVLYIIFLA; this is translated from the exons ATGGAGAGGTCCTTCcctcagctgtctccttccatTCCTCCCCATGAGTCTGGAGAATCGTCCGCGGTCCACTATTCTTCTGTCTCACCTCGAGATACCTCAACGTTTTGCCATgagtcgcatgcagagaacgcCCAGAGCGCGTCGACTCCTGCGGATCTCTCTGTGGCTAAAAGTGCCACGGTGCCTGCCTCACGCTGTGGAGAACAAACAGTTCCGTCTCTCACCATTTCGCCTCAGAGTGAGAAGGGGGGATGTTCTCCGTCAGACTCTCctgcgggagaagagactcgaggGCGGTCTTCGCCGCGTGCATCTTCCTCCGGGGAAAGGGAGAACTCGCTTTCAGTGCCAGCCTCGGAGTacgagacaggaagagcgTCTCCGGCGGAGCTTGCCAGCGAAGTTCtgaggggagagacaaagaaaagtggagagggagacgagaggagagaagaaggagagagacagggagacgagaggagagaagaaggagagagagagggaaacgagaggagagaagaaggagcaagagagggagacgagaggagagaagaaggagagagacagggagacgagaggagaggagttGAAGGgccgaagagggagagagacagcagggaatgcgacgaaaggagaaaggatgaagaaggaagtaCTGGCGAGCGCAGGGCTGAAGAGAcgggggaagaggaaagcaaagaggaagcgtctgagagagaacgcagcgTGGAACTGTCGGAGAGGAAcgtgaaagagagagagcgagggggGGCGacggctgcttctcctcttccatCTACAGTCAGAGATCCGGGATTTCAGAGCGAAGTGAGGACTGAGagcgccttctcgcgctccaGCGCTTACAGCATTGTCTACTCAGGTCGAACCACTCGCTCTGAAcggacagagggagagaagcggagtcGGGGAGGCGGCGCCTCCGCAACGACGCCGTCGTCGTCATCTGCTGCCCGCAgccgcggagaagagaacaccCGCTTTGAATGCAACATTTGCTTCGACGAGGCCACAGATCCTGTCGTCACTCGCTGCGGGCACCTG TTCTGCTGGACTTGCCTCCACGCCTGGCTGCGGCGGGGGACGTACGAATGCCCCGTCTGCAAGGCGCACACAACAGTCCGCAACGTCATTCCAATTTACGggcgaggagcagagaagcatCCCCGAGACGCGTCGGAAACAGGCAACTCTGG TGCAGGGAGCGTTCCCGAGAGGCCTCGGGCAGAACGGCCAGAGCCTGAGCCCCAGAGTCGATCGGGCGCCAGTTTCGGG GGAGGAACTGGCGGCGCGACGTTTTCCTTTGgcctgtttcctttcttcggcTTGGGCGTGACTTGGGGAGGCGGAGTGTTGAACTCGGgattctcctcctctgcctcttcagcCTTCGACTGGCTCTTCTTTCCGCCTGGTGCTCACCAGCGCGATCGTGGAGCTCCTCGACAAGACCAAGTTCTCACAG AGGAACaacagcgcatgcagtccctcggcttcctcctgctcgctttctgcttcgttctATACATAATTTTCCTTGCCTAG
- a CDS encoding hypothetical protein (encoded by transcript TGME49_205590): MTQKVSKFSKLLDFLDKTAVEPQQIHREGSGRGHSDTGVGKNVDRELPDVLSSHPPIGADSKTAVLRQKVAALELVIEEKHQSVLALKKLLDQQEEAKRQLKEQLQKGFKAEIAKYEEAVERQLNMVDKLLADKNELTKKCDGLAEEMKQAEARFQLKLEEQEKRFEREAERQKRQSISAEKARREAWQRDKTQEIKEITIKGLEPEIQRLMDRHQQEKRRIEEKIRRALEEFQKDAQGRIQRIKEQMTREHDDDLERERAHHRRLMREQHEQFEKELREERENHLADTVKTEQRWENQKRRDAALFEEKVTAAIEQEKNRAKEHLEQVARDVDALRQQHAAELQRLRDEVESKEAEWREKLAHEVEVETQKRLEMVKEELLEERDRKLDEVIEKMGREQLLIQQQHRQRIDEVERSTRAEASAQLKSASEENAKLVETLKLKDFEAAAAEKRLAALEVINTEKQQRILEYEAEIEERRKQNQALLEEKEEEAQKWKSVIQDREAVGIEERGTVLIKRPRCFRLRRAEWSMHRPVLRKTLTPRASFN, encoded by the exons ATGACACAGAAAGTCTCGAAGTTCTCAAAGTTGCTCGACTTCTTGGATAAGACTGCTGTAGAACCGCAGCAAATTCACCGCGAGGGTTCAGGCAGAGGACACTCTGATACAGGAGTGGGCAAAAACGTCGACCGGGAGCTTCCCGATGTGCTTTCGTCTCACCCGCCGATCGGTGCAGACTCGAAGACGGCGGTTTTACGGCAGAAAGTCGCCGCCCTCGAGCTGGTGATAGAGGAGAAACACCAGAGCGTGCTAGCACTCAAAAAGCTCCTGGACcagcaagaagaagcaaagcgaCAACTGAAAGAGCAACTTCAGAAAGGATTCAAAGCAGAAATC GCCAAATATGAAGAGGCTGTGGAACGTCAGCTTAACATGGTGGACAAACTCCTGGCCGACAAAAATGAATTAACGAAGAAATGCGATGGTCTGGCGGAGGAGATGAAGCAAGCGGAGGCCAGGTTCCAGCTGAAGCTAGAGGAGCAGGAAAAACGCTTTGAAAGAGAAGCCGAACGCCAGAAACGGCAGTCCATAAGCGCAGAGAAG GCTCGGAGAGAAGCATGGCAACGGGACAAGACGCAAGAGATCAAAGAAATCACGATTAAAGGACTGGAACCAGAAATCCAGCGTCTGATGGATCGGCATcagcaagagaagaggagaatcGAAGAAAAAATTAGGCGCGCACTAGAAGAG TTTCAGAAGGACGCCCAGGGGAGAATACAGAGGATCAAAGAACAGATGACCCGCGAGCACGATGACGACCTCGAACGAGAAAGGGCGCATCATCGACGACTGATGCGCGAGCAACATGAACAGTTCGAGAAAGAA ctcagagaagaaagagaaaatcaCCTCGCGGACACAGTGAAGACAGAACAAAGATGGGAAAaccagaaacggagagacgccgctCTTTTTGAAGAAAAGGTCAC GGCAGCGATTGAGCAGGAAAAGAACCGAGCTAAAGAGCACCTCGAGCAAGTGGCACGAGATGTTGACGCCCTTCGACAGCAGCATGCAGCAGAGCTGCAAAGGCTGCGCGACGAAGTCGAGTCCAAAGAGGCAGAGTGGCGAGAAAAGCTGGCTCATGAGGTCGAAGTtgaaacacaaaaaaggCTGGAAATGGTCAAGGAGGAGTTGTTGGAGGAACGCGACAG AAAGCTGGATGAAGTCATCGAGAAGATGGGACGAGAGCAATTACTAATTCAGCAACAACATCGACAGAGAATCGACGAAGTGGAACGCAGTACACGCGCAGAAGCATCTGCTCAGCTGAAGTCCGCCTcggaagagaacgcgaaacTCGTCGAAACTCTGAAA CTGAAAGACTTCGAGGCTGCggctgcagaaaaacgcctcgcggctctcgaAGTCATCAACACGGAGAAACAACAAAGAATCCTCGAGTACGAAGCCGAGAttgaagagcgaagaaaacagaaccAG gCGTTGcttgaagagaaggaagaagaggctcaGAAGTGGAAGTCTGTTATTCAAGATCGAGAGGCGGTAGGCATCGAAGAGAGGGGCACCGTGCTCATCAAACGGCCGCGATGTTTTCGCCTCAGGCGAGCTGAGTGGTCCATGCATCGTCCTGTACTGCGGAAGACGCTTACTCCCCGCGCTTCCTTCAACTAG
- a CDS encoding nuclear factor NF4 (encoded by transcript TGME49_205580~Product name based on PMID:21483487.), with amino-acid sequence MASTKSGALPLFWSAAELAANPRQFAAFQWVTGFAESLTVGSPRKPEENANTEEKQEDGTGGATSPAVSNLKFKGWEKGPRNSAANARRVAKAFSAVIPESAKLHLFTMGRETEEPEFDSAAMRLEIPGFGLVSGGVDLVIAKGGASLRRPPPHNGFTMMDDAQAVIECDFDISAVSRKQLRLLYVKTVLVHLLREKPVPVYLTDLQTGAIRASVLSGPRGVPMVIYERLTSEGFIHELQHGHRKPAMTAKTVSAIRRFKYGWCTAESRTRPPFAVDGRTGKHAEVSETSGGNAALQMPAASVAVSVGAPGAPAVALPSNSGLSGEGEGKEAFVTPKKRGRKPRDPSVSPAVTDAAPGEAEGVAAAKAKTGSAAPKQRAGPKKAKIDGGATHTTATSANGKSTENAGAPAPSSPAVVPAPKAKVSATTRAAHTDAKTVESDSDSSDSSSDESEEEAKPAAKAGAKTAGADAAGASAKSSPAQDSGSSDSDDSSSDED; translated from the exons ATGGCTTCGACGAAGTCTGGCGCACTGCCGCTCTTCTGGTCCGCCGCCGAACTGGCCGCCAACCCCCGGCAATTTGCAGCTTTTCAGTGGGTCACAGGTTTTGCAGAATCCCTTACCGTCGGTTCCCCGCGAAAACCTGAAGAAAATGCAAATAcggaagaaaagcaggaagaCGGAACCGGCGGCGCCACCTCGCCCGCCGTCTCAAATCTGAAGTTCAAGGGCTGGGAAAAG GGTCCGAGGAACAGTGCAGCGAATGCGCGACGAGTGGCGAaggctttctctgcagttATTCCAGAGTCTGCGAAACTTCACCTCTTCACCATGGGCcgcgaaacagaggagcCTGAATTCGACTCTGCCGCGATGCGCCTGGAAATCCCAGGCTTCGGCCTGGTCTCCGGAGGCGTCGACTTGGTCATTGCCAAAGGCGGCGCCAGCTTGCGCCGGCCTCCCCCGCATAA cggcTTCACCATGATGGACGACGCTCAGGCAGTGATTGAGTGCGACTTTGACATCTCGGCGGTCTCACGGAAGCAGCTGCGCCTCCTGTACGTCAAGACAGTTCTTGTTCACCTTCTCAGAGAGAAGCCCGTCCCAGTGTATCTCACCGATCTCCAAACAGGCGCGATCAGGGCGTCGGTTCTGTCGGGGCCTCGGG GTGTACCTATGGTGATCTACGAGCGTCTGACTTCCGAAGGCTTCATCCACGAGTTGCAGCACGGTCACAGAAAGCCTG CGATGACGGCCAAGACCGTGAGTGCGATTCGCCGATTCAAGTACGGCTGGTGCACTGCAGAGAGTCGGACGCGGCCGCCGTTTGCAGTAGATGGGCGAACGGGCAAGCACGCCGAAGTGAGCGAAACCAGTGGAGGGAACGCGGCTCTCCAAATGCCCGCGGCTTCCGTCGCGGTGTCGGTCGGTGCGCCGGGAGCGCCTGcagtcgctcttccttctaACTCGGGTCTGAGTGGCGAAGGTGAAGGCAAAGAGGCATTTGTCacgccgaagaagcgaggccGAAAACCGCGGGACCCTTCAGTCTCGCCGGCCGTGACGGACGCAGCGCCTGGAGAGGCGGAGGGCGTCGCGGCTGCAAAAGCCAAGACAGGAAGCGCTGcgccgaagcagagagccggaccgaagaaagcgaagatcGACGGGGGTGCGACGCACACAACCGCGACCTCGGCCAATGGAAAAAGCACCGAAAATGCCGGCGCTCCAGCTCCGAGCAGCCCCGCGGTGGTGCCAGCGCCGAAAGCGAAAGTTTCAGCCACCACGCGTGCGGCTCACACGGACGCCAAGACCGTTGAATCCGACTCCGATTCTTCGGACTCGTCCAGTGACGagtctgaggaagaagcgaagccaGCTGCAAAGGCTGGGGCAAAGACAGCCGGCGCAGACGCTGCAGGAGCGAGTGCGAAGAGCTCTCCTGCTCAAGACTCGGGCTCCTCAGACAGCGACGACTCCAGCTCCGATGAAGACTGA
- a CDS encoding hypothetical protein (encoded by transcript TGME49_205570) — protein MAGSAPTPSLQTAATSTDRPPSADDTVEIGLDMQAPLAGVVVNIDGLQKVRPSSLQKEFASLEASETVGELLQRLEATHHRLEDLRLFQAAVSEVHCGPRPGEVSVNFVLKEKAASYLFGTYVNSRGDVELEANAEVPAFLGGTQTFSLTGGVTPVSSTSQLKLSADLAFPRLPCLPLFTRLCPVAAQRPRGGEAAALAKKPPGLDRATAEGGEKSAGGSARGCHAGVFSSGLLRAFSTQTSWAAASSFFLQQTGVGAQVFSGDGRHTLAWETCMRDIVPACDASRMASPSILRTPLRSLKHGLRYDFTLDRLDKADSRLSTRRADPPAQGNSASEGGASAGVDPREKVADAGLFPRSGYVVNAGAEVALPGGDTRFFKAHFQGFAAAPLPLTMFSLSRDKARLAAAGARDEGETVASTEQEENQEKKTTHTPWVLSGRIGCGFLVPGGSGGASICDKFRLTGPYGAGAALRGFRSYAVGPSDVCHIQDPTTKRWRPAVDYLGGDSFLASEVSLSYDLRFPSSWRTSSSVPPSVGDQRAASSTPPASPFHPRAFLFGSVATLGDVFSATRSPSSVDGSAAKDVFLRFTELLRNWRGTVGWGLALPVYRGVWLEGVVALPVRKQKNDEVQRFQLGLRLSSGRLPE, from the exons ATGGCGGGGTCAGCTCCTACCCCCTCGCTTCAGACCGCAGCGACCAGCACGGACAGGCCGCCGAGCGCAGACGACACGGTCGAGATTGGGCTGGACATGCAGGCGCCCCTTGCCGGTGTCGTGGTCAACATCGACGGTCTGCAAAAGGTTCGCCCCAGCAGTCTTCAGAAGGAATTCGCCTCTCTCGAAG CGAGTGAGACCGTCGGCGAGTTGCTGCAGCGACTGGAGGCGACGCACCATCGTTTGGAAGACCTTCGTTTGTTTCAGGCGGCCGTGAGCGAGGTGCACTGCGGGCCTCGACCTGGCGAAGTGTCTGTCAACTTCGTGTtgaaggagaaggcagctTCGTATTTGTTTGGAACGTACGTGAACTCGAGAGGCGACGTTGAACTGGAGGCCAATGCAGAGGTTCCAGCTTTTCTCGGAGGCACTCAGACGTTTTCTCTGACCGGAGGCGTCACGCCAGTCAGTTCGACTTCTCAGCTCAAGCTGTCTGCGGACCTCGCCTTCCCCAGGCTGCCCTGTCTCCCCCTCTTCACTCGGCTCTGTCCTGTCGCTGCACAGCGGCCCAGGGGGGGGGAGGCAGCAGCCctcgcgaagaagccgccAGGTCTCGACAGAGCGACAGCGGAGGGCGGCGAGAAGTCTGCGGGAGGTTCCGCGCGCGGCTGCCACGCGggagtcttctcttccggATTGCTTCGCGCGTTCTCGACGCAGACCTCCTGGGCCGCGGCctcgtcgttcttcctccaACAGACCGGAGTCGGCGCTCAGGTCTTCAGCGGTGACGGCCGCCACACGCTTGCCTGGGAGACCTGCATGCGAGACATCGTTCCCGCGTGCGACGCCTCGCGAATGGCTTCTCCCTCGATTCTTAGGACGCCCCTCAGATCGCTCAAGCACGGCCTTCGCTACGACTTCACGCTCGACCGTCTGGACAAAGCAGACAGTCGTCTTTCTACTCGAAGGGCCGACCCGCCGGCGCAGGGAAACTCAGCCTCTGAAGGCGGCGCTTCAGCCGGTGTCGATCCACGCGAAAAAGTTGCGGACGCCGGCCTCTTTCCCCGCAGTGGCTACGTGGTGAACGCAGGCGCCGAGGTGGCTTTGCCCGGGGGTGACACTCGGTTCTTCAAGGCCCATTTCCAGGGCTTTGCTGCGGCGCCGCTTCCGCTTACGatgttctcgctctcgagaGACAAGGCTCGTCTCGCGGCTGCGGGAGCCAGAGATGAGGGCGAAACAGTGGCGAGCacagaacaggaagagaaccaggagaagaaaacgacgcacACGCCCTGGGTTCTCAGCGGGAGAATCGGCTGCGGATTCCTCGTCCCTGGAGGCAGTGGAGGCGCGAGCATCTGCGACAAATTCCGCCTCACAGGCCCCTACGGCGCCGGCGCGGCCTTGCGGGGCTTCCGAAGCTACGCAGTCGGGCCGTCTGATGTCT gtCACATTCAAGATCCAACGACGAAACGTTGGCGTCCAGCTGTCGACTACCTCGGCGGGGAttccttcctcgcgtctgAGGTGTCTCTGTCGTACGATCTGCGTTTCCCCTCTTCGTGGCgaacgtcttcttctgttccgcCCTCGGTAGGCGACCAGCGGGCCGCGTCTTCGACTCCGCCTGCATCACCCTTCCACCCGCGAGCGTTTCTGTTTGGGAGTGTCGCGACGCTTGGCGACGTCTTTTCTGCGACGCGCAGTCCTTCGTCAGTCGATGGCTCTGCTGCCAAAGACGTTTTCCTCCGCTTCACAGAACTCCTgaggaactggagaggcACCGTGGGTTGGGGTCTAGCGCTCCCAGTCTACCGCGGCGTCTGGCTGGAGGGGGTCGTTGCGTTGCCTGtcaggaagcagaagaacgacgaaGTTCAGCGCTTCCAGCTgggtcttcgtctctcttctggaaGACTCCCCGAGTag